The following are encoded together in the Bacillus sp. V2I10 genome:
- a CDS encoding BCCT family transporter, which translates to MNSKKSVFYTSLAFSLALISIGVFMPKQLEAFSNFSLSFIYNNLGWFILGSVFVFFAFCMYIGLSKFGHIRLGDDHDRPEYKTATWIGMLFSASIGISLVFWGVAEPVSYYIDPPFGEASSDQSAKLAMQFVYLHWGVSAWACYALVGVSLAFFQFRKKLPSSLSSVFYPLLGDKIRGPIGKAVDVMVILSIVIGIATSLGFGTLQVNTGINVLWGLPININTQAIIIVAVTCIYVASTVSGLQGAMKHLSNLNMILAFALLGFVLFLGPTQTIFKIFFQGVGDYVQNFISMSFRTEPYSDGSWIASWTLFYFGWWIAWAPLVGSFVARISKGRTIKEFMMGAIFIPVLGSFFWFAVMGGSGIHLIKNMGETALATAVSTDVTSALFTFFEYFPFTTFLSILAMVLVLVFFITSANSAVFVLGMISENGNPHPSHPRNKLKGCRFSICHMFLLVRLWE; encoded by the coding sequence ATGAATAGCAAGAAATCAGTTTTTTATACGTCACTGGCGTTTAGCCTAGCATTAATCAGCATCGGTGTTTTTATGCCAAAACAGCTGGAGGCCTTTTCGAATTTCTCTCTTTCTTTTATATATAATAATTTAGGCTGGTTTATTCTTGGCAGCGTCTTCGTCTTTTTTGCATTCTGCATGTATATCGGACTATCAAAATTTGGCCATATCCGATTGGGAGACGATCACGATCGCCCTGAATACAAAACAGCGACATGGATCGGCATGCTTTTCAGCGCTTCTATCGGAATCAGCCTGGTCTTCTGGGGTGTCGCAGAGCCCGTTTCCTACTATATCGATCCTCCTTTTGGAGAAGCATCGTCTGATCAATCGGCAAAGCTCGCGATGCAGTTTGTTTACCTGCACTGGGGCGTTTCTGCTTGGGCGTGTTATGCGCTTGTCGGCGTATCGTTAGCCTTTTTCCAGTTCAGAAAAAAGCTTCCATCTTCCCTGAGCTCAGTCTTTTATCCTTTACTAGGAGACAAGATTAGAGGCCCAATCGGCAAGGCAGTTGATGTTATGGTCATTCTCTCAATTGTTATAGGGATTGCCACTTCACTCGGCTTTGGGACGCTGCAGGTTAATACGGGCATCAATGTTCTATGGGGTCTTCCGATCAATATTAATACGCAGGCCATAATCATTGTGGCCGTAACTTGTATTTATGTCGCATCAACTGTTTCAGGTTTGCAGGGTGCCATGAAGCACCTGTCAAACCTGAACATGATTCTTGCATTTGCCCTGCTTGGATTTGTACTATTTCTCGGACCAACCCAAACAATCTTTAAAATCTTTTTCCAGGGAGTTGGCGATTACGTTCAAAACTTCATCAGCATGTCCTTTAGGACGGAGCCTTACAGCGATGGTTCCTGGATCGCCAGCTGGACACTCTTTTATTTTGGCTGGTGGATCGCTTGGGCGCCTCTCGTTGGCAGCTTTGTAGCCAGAATTTCTAAGGGAAGAACAATTAAAGAATTTATGATGGGTGCTATATTTATCCCCGTGCTCGGCTCTTTCTTCTGGTTTGCAGTAATGGGCGGTTCGGGCATTCATCTCATTAAGAACATGGGGGAAACAGCGCTTGCTACTGCTGTATCAACCGATGTAACATCTGCGTTGTTCACGTTTTTTGAATATTTCCCGTTCACGACATTCCTAAGTATCCTGGCCATGGTTCTCGTCCTAGTTTTCTTTATCACATCCGCCAACTCGGCTGTATTTGTACTGGGCATGATTAGTGAAAACGGCAACCCGCACCCATCTCACCCCCGAAATAAACTAAAAGGTTGCCGCTTTAGCATTTGTCACATGTTTCTTCTTGTACGGCTTTGGGAATAG